The following proteins are co-located in the Robbsia betulipollinis genome:
- a CDS encoding TonB-dependent siderophore receptor, with the protein MDDEQNLSLADALYNVPGVVANTYGRRGWDDFIIRGETASNAIFLDGLRTAANSRVAEQLFDMEQVEVLKGPASLLSGFVLPGGVVNMVSKRPLDYTFANVDTTVGSHALYQASVDMGTPLSANGKAAFRVSALAMNAHDETDYVWSKSRSIAPSLSLDFGPRTDFTILTSYQERTYIRQQGLPLKGSVLPNANGAISRSTFTGEPGEQPYDGNEARVGYAFTHRFDSGWTVNQNFRWQRYTMGGVLVANGTLAANGRTLSRTATDQTWSGNSESIDTNVQKTFHTAFGDHQFIAGTDYSRDNEELTQYTCTVGTLNVYAPVYGSAIKCGSTPKTRTSTTIRDLGFYLRDQIALGPKWRILAGLRYDRADTDSLDQLGGAYSTVPASAVTGSAAVMYELWTGVRPYVSYASSFYPNAGTDIDGQPFKAEKGRQWEAGVKFGQDTSASTVTLAVFDLRRKNVLETNPVDDDYSIAVGEERSRGVELGFTSDLTRQLSVTGGYAYTNAVILDDGGQSPSTNGERLDNVPRHSFTLYTRYRFPGSWHRWEVNGGIRGQNSAYAYGYMIPGYAVSNLGVAYHANRWHAALRVGNVFNRHYYTGGLKAAVALGDDRSVMLTAGFQY; encoded by the coding sequence ATGGACGACGAACAAAACCTCAGCCTCGCGGACGCGCTGTATAACGTTCCGGGTGTCGTCGCCAACACCTATGGCCGCCGCGGCTGGGACGATTTCATCATCCGCGGGGAAACGGCATCGAACGCCATTTTTCTCGACGGATTGCGCACGGCCGCGAACAGCCGCGTCGCCGAACAGCTGTTCGACATGGAACAGGTCGAGGTGTTGAAGGGCCCGGCGTCCCTGCTGTCCGGCTTCGTATTGCCGGGCGGCGTCGTCAACATGGTGAGCAAGCGGCCCCTCGATTACACGTTCGCCAACGTCGACACGACGGTCGGCAGTCACGCGTTGTACCAGGCCAGCGTCGACATGGGCACGCCGCTTTCCGCGAACGGCAAGGCCGCGTTCCGGGTCAGCGCACTGGCGATGAACGCGCATGACGAGACCGATTACGTCTGGTCGAAGAGCCGTTCGATCGCCCCCAGTTTATCGCTCGATTTCGGGCCGCGAACCGATTTCACGATTCTGACGAGCTACCAGGAAAGGACCTACATCCGGCAGCAAGGCTTGCCGCTGAAAGGCTCGGTGTTGCCCAATGCCAATGGCGCGATTTCCCGCAGTACGTTTACCGGCGAACCCGGCGAGCAACCCTACGACGGCAACGAGGCGCGAGTCGGTTACGCGTTCACGCACCGCTTCGACTCCGGCTGGACGGTCAACCAGAATTTCCGCTGGCAGCGGTACACGATGGGCGGCGTGCTGGTGGCGAATGGCACGCTCGCCGCCAACGGGCGAACGCTCAGTCGCACCGCCACCGATCAGACCTGGTCCGGAAACAGCGAGTCGATCGACACGAACGTTCAGAAGACCTTTCATACCGCGTTCGGCGATCATCAATTCATCGCCGGCACCGACTACTCGCGCGACAACGAGGAACTCACGCAATACACCTGCACGGTCGGTACGCTCAACGTCTATGCACCCGTGTACGGCAGCGCGATCAAATGCGGATCGACGCCGAAAACCCGCACTTCCACGACGATTCGGGATCTGGGGTTCTACCTGCGTGACCAGATCGCGCTGGGTCCGAAGTGGCGGATTCTCGCGGGCCTGCGCTACGACCGCGCCGACACCGACAGCCTCGACCAACTGGGAGGCGCCTATTCGACGGTTCCCGCGAGCGCCGTGACCGGATCGGCCGCGGTCATGTACGAACTCTGGACCGGCGTGCGGCCGTACGTGAGCTATGCCAGCTCGTTCTACCCCAATGCGGGCACCGATATCGACGGCCAGCCGTTCAAGGCGGAGAAAGGGCGGCAATGGGAGGCCGGCGTCAAGTTCGGGCAGGACACGAGCGCGAGTACCGTGACCCTGGCGGTATTCGATCTGCGGCGCAAGAACGTTCTCGAAACCAATCCGGTCGACGACGACTACAGCATTGCCGTCGGCGAGGAGCGCTCGCGGGGCGTCGAGCTGGGTTTCACGTCGGACCTGACCCGGCAACTCAGCGTCACCGGCGGATACGCCTATACGAATGCGGTCATTCTCGACGATGGCGGCCAGAGTCCCTCCACCAATGGCGAACGCCTCGACAACGTCCCGCGCCATAGTTTCACCTTGTACACGCGCTACCGCTTTCCGGGAAGCTGGCACCGGTGGGAAGTCAACGGCGGCATTCGTGGACAGAACAGCGCCTATGCCTACGGCTACATGATTCCCGGATATGCCGTGTCGAATCTGGGGGTGGCCTATCACGCGAACCGCTGGCATGCCGCGCTGCGCGTGGGGAATGTCTTCAACAGACACTACTACACGGGCGGCCTCAAGGCGGCGGTCGCGCTGGGCGACGATCGTTCGGTGATGCTGACTGCCGGCTTTCAATACTGA
- a CDS encoding transglutaminase-like domain-containing protein — protein MKLRVGYDLVYECPQPTPMILMLNTHYSHVDDVIVPDWLVVDPPVPVSRYHDAFGNLCSRLVAPAGRLALSTRALLEVPGEMEVPEADGTQHPVEALPDPCLQFLLGSRYCETDLLSNDAWNMFGNTPPGRPRVQAICDFVHKHIKFDYMCARPTRTAHQAFQEGVGVCRDYAHLAVALCRALNIPARYCTGYISDVNLPPPYAAQDFCAWFQAYLGGSWQNFDPRNNAPRTGRVLMAYGRDAADVALTNTFGPNLLTKFAVICAPE, from the coding sequence ATGAAACTCCGCGTTGGTTACGATCTGGTATATGAGTGCCCTCAGCCGACTCCGATGATACTGATGCTGAACACGCATTATTCGCATGTCGATGATGTGATCGTTCCGGACTGGCTGGTCGTCGATCCACCCGTGCCGGTCAGCCGCTATCACGACGCGTTCGGCAACCTGTGCAGTCGCCTGGTGGCGCCGGCGGGCCGCCTGGCGCTGTCCACCCGGGCGTTGCTCGAGGTGCCGGGGGAAATGGAAGTGCCGGAGGCGGACGGTACGCAGCACCCGGTCGAAGCGTTGCCCGACCCGTGCCTGCAATTCCTGCTGGGCAGCCGCTACTGCGAAACGGACCTGCTGTCCAACGACGCGTGGAACATGTTCGGCAACACGCCACCGGGGCGGCCGCGCGTGCAGGCTATTTGCGACTTCGTGCACAAGCACATTAAGTTCGACTACATGTGCGCGCGACCGACGCGGACCGCACATCAGGCCTTCCAGGAAGGCGTGGGCGTCTGCCGGGACTACGCGCATCTGGCGGTGGCGCTTTGCCGCGCGCTGAACATCCCGGCACGCTATTGCACCGGCTACATCAGCGACGTCAACCTCCCGCCACCGTACGCCGCGCAGGATTTCTGCGCCTGGTTCCAGGCCTATCTCGGCGGCTCGTGGCAGAACTTCGACCCCCGCAACAATGCGCCGCGCACCGGGCGCGTGCTGATGGCCTACGGTCGCGATGCGGCGGATGTGGCGCTGACCAACACCTTCGGTCCCAATCTTTTGACGAAATTCGCAGTGATCTGCGCTCCGGAATAG
- a CDS encoding CheR family methyltransferase codes for MEHAWHDTQPVAYRSSTAAAASKFPYPVVGICVAGTDARALIALLRDAPATLEMAFVVACDGPIADDLPRLLQEVTTMPVTAVTGAALSLQRNHVYVIPSPALPLVGTDTVAAAREAPGGIGSPFDTFLRGLADAHQGCALAVMLSDTGSAAQAGMTSIKEEGGIVIAESRMTETPPTTACAADASAADFVLPVEDISSKLGELWGSACSLESNAPGQDTARPVERRQRVLELDHALREILAALFAHTGHDFSHYKRATVLRRIERRIQINGLPHLRAYRAFLLATPAEARPLLQDLLIGVTQFFRDQDAFAALRQQIVPALFEQGAPDKALRIWVPGCATGEEAYSLAMLLRAHADQHGEQRGAQLFATDVDARAIGCGRLGRYADVIASDLPQALLLQHFRSEPPYYQVGKPLREMVLFAQHDLLRDPPFSHLDLVSCRNVLIYLDPAVQRQVLRQFHFSLRPGGFLFLGGAENVDSADDLFEVVDKQHRIFRSKWQARSRRPAMEFPVQGVQPGAIRGATPMPPTPAPAPMFVSAMHEQTMLRYGPPSIMVNHRHDVLHLSERAGPYLRHIGGEPSQWLPDIVRPELKIALRAALHEAVNSGREAAAPPILLLQNGRSVYVTISVYPVQPKDAAQAPESAHAVVAPPPASSEPLALVVFHEYDAANDAAPGARHLAAVPGDAALHQAIEALERELRDARRQTRATLEHADASTDALEASNEELQAMNEELHSTTEELETSKEELQSINEELLTVNAELQAKILKSGKVNDDLLNLISSSDIATVFVDRSMVLSRYTPAAAALFNVMPSDIGRSLLDITHHLVYPDLASDAATTFESLKLIEKEVAGPDGRWYLSRLSPYRTAEDRIDGAVLTLIDITSRREAQAKMRTSEKRLQLIAQSTNDYAIIIHDLTGTIVAWSKGAERMFGYVEAEMLGRPGTLIYAEKDLRAGVRDAEVERMRIQGRSQDEGWLVRKDGTRLYCSGVTTALHGDDFQGYAKIARDLTDGHTAESAKQLQHSLERSVREQVDTANRTKDEFLAVLSHELKNPLNLIHVKAEMLSRAPDARHLAVVQEASDAIRRSVAAQAKIIDDLLDLSRVRTGKLTLDEAPVDLTHVIDAAVDALEEDAAAAGLTLVASGTRGQAVVLADSIRIEQIVWNLLSNALKFTPAGGHVEIALTTDGDDFLLSVRDNGQGIDPAFLPHIFNMFSQAESAFNRARDGLGIGLALVQQLTQMQGGRVSAASEGIGRGACFRVWLPRCPTGAHIAPALPPVDAAVLRGKRILLVDDTLETLEAFRALLEMEGAQVRMECNGPDALRAVAEEHFDLVLSDIGMPGMDGYELIRALRSRPDTAAIPAVAMTGFGRSQDVDRALSAGFNLHLGKPVSFDALLGAIYGALALAR; via the coding sequence ATGGAACACGCATGGCACGACACGCAGCCAGTGGCTTATCGATCTTCGACAGCGGCAGCGGCAAGTAAATTTCCCTACCCCGTTGTAGGAATTTGTGTCGCCGGAACCGACGCACGCGCCCTGATCGCGTTGCTCCGTGACGCACCGGCCACGCTGGAAATGGCCTTCGTCGTCGCGTGCGACGGCCCGATCGCAGACGATCTTCCCCGGTTGCTTCAGGAAGTCACGACGATGCCGGTCACGGCGGTGACGGGAGCGGCACTCTCCTTGCAGCGCAACCATGTCTACGTGATTCCGTCGCCGGCGCTGCCGCTCGTCGGTACCGACACGGTGGCAGCGGCGCGCGAGGCGCCAGGCGGTATCGGGTCGCCATTCGACACTTTCCTGCGCGGCCTGGCCGATGCGCACCAAGGCTGTGCGCTGGCGGTGATGCTGTCGGATACCGGCAGCGCGGCCCAGGCGGGCATGACGTCCATCAAGGAAGAAGGCGGCATCGTCATCGCAGAATCGCGCATGACCGAAACGCCGCCAACGACAGCATGCGCCGCGGATGCGAGCGCTGCCGATTTCGTCCTTCCCGTCGAGGATATTTCATCCAAACTCGGTGAACTATGGGGGAGTGCTTGCTCGCTGGAAAGTAACGCCCCTGGACAGGATACGGCACGCCCGGTCGAGCGCCGTCAGCGGGTCCTCGAACTGGACCACGCGCTGCGGGAAATTCTCGCGGCGCTGTTTGCGCACACCGGGCACGACTTCAGCCACTACAAACGCGCCACCGTGCTGCGCCGGATCGAGCGCCGCATACAGATCAATGGTCTGCCGCACCTCCGCGCATACCGGGCTTTCCTCCTGGCCACGCCTGCGGAAGCACGTCCTTTGTTGCAGGACCTGTTGATCGGCGTGACGCAATTCTTTCGCGATCAGGACGCGTTCGCGGCCCTGCGGCAGCAGATCGTCCCCGCACTGTTCGAACAGGGAGCGCCCGACAAGGCGCTACGGATCTGGGTGCCGGGCTGCGCGACCGGGGAGGAAGCGTATTCGCTCGCAATGCTGCTACGCGCGCATGCCGATCAACATGGCGAGCAGCGCGGCGCGCAGCTTTTCGCCACCGATGTCGATGCGCGCGCCATCGGCTGCGGTCGACTCGGCCGGTACGCCGACGTCATCGCGTCCGACCTGCCGCAGGCTCTTCTGCTGCAGCACTTCCGCTCGGAGCCGCCGTATTACCAGGTGGGCAAACCGCTGCGCGAGATGGTGCTGTTCGCCCAGCACGACCTCCTGCGCGATCCCCCTTTCTCGCATCTGGATCTGGTGTCCTGTCGCAATGTCCTGATCTATCTGGATCCTGCGGTGCAGCGGCAGGTATTGCGGCAATTCCACTTCTCGCTGCGGCCAGGCGGTTTTCTTTTCCTGGGCGGCGCGGAAAACGTGGATAGCGCGGACGATCTGTTCGAAGTCGTCGACAAGCAGCACCGCATCTTTCGCAGCAAATGGCAGGCCAGGTCGCGGCGACCGGCAATGGAATTTCCGGTCCAGGGCGTGCAGCCCGGCGCCATCCGCGGCGCAACGCCGATGCCGCCGACCCCGGCGCCCGCACCGATGTTCGTCAGCGCAATGCACGAGCAGACGATGCTGCGCTATGGCCCCCCGAGCATCATGGTGAACCACAGGCATGACGTGCTCCATCTTTCGGAGCGCGCCGGACCCTATCTGCGCCATATCGGGGGCGAGCCCTCCCAATGGCTACCCGATATCGTTCGGCCGGAACTCAAAATCGCATTGCGCGCCGCGCTGCACGAAGCGGTGAACTCCGGCCGGGAGGCCGCCGCCCCGCCGATCCTGCTGCTCCAGAACGGGCGCTCGGTGTACGTGACGATCTCGGTCTATCCGGTTCAGCCGAAAGACGCAGCGCAGGCCCCCGAATCCGCGCATGCGGTTGTCGCCCCACCACCCGCATCGAGCGAACCGCTCGCGCTGGTCGTTTTCCACGAATACGATGCCGCGAACGACGCGGCGCCGGGCGCCCGGCATCTCGCCGCCGTGCCCGGCGACGCCGCACTGCATCAGGCCATCGAAGCGCTGGAGCGCGAGCTGCGCGACGCCAGACGGCAAACGCGGGCGACGCTGGAACATGCCGATGCGTCCACCGATGCATTGGAGGCGTCGAACGAAGAACTGCAGGCCATGAACGAGGAGCTGCACTCCACGACGGAAGAGCTCGAAACCAGCAAGGAAGAGCTGCAGTCGATCAACGAAGAGTTGTTGACGGTCAATGCGGAGTTGCAGGCGAAGATTCTCAAGAGCGGCAAGGTCAACGACGATCTGCTCAATCTCATCTCGTCGAGCGATATCGCGACAGTGTTCGTCGACCGTTCGATGGTGCTCAGCCGCTATACGCCGGCCGCGGCCGCCTTGTTCAACGTCATGCCCTCGGATATCGGCCGTTCGCTGCTGGATATCACGCATCATCTCGTCTACCCCGACCTCGCGAGCGACGCCGCCACGACCTTCGAATCGCTGAAGCTGATCGAAAAAGAGGTCGCGGGGCCGGACGGCCGCTGGTATCTGTCGCGTCTGTCGCCCTACCGGACCGCCGAGGACCGGATCGACGGCGCGGTGCTGACGCTGATCGACATCACTTCGCGCCGCGAGGCGCAGGCGAAGATGCGCACCAGCGAGAAACGGCTTCAGTTGATCGCGCAAAGCACCAACGACTACGCCATCATCATTCACGATTTGACCGGAACGATCGTGGCATGGAGCAAGGGCGCCGAGCGCATGTTCGGCTATGTCGAAGCCGAGATGCTAGGACGTCCGGGTACCCTGATCTACGCGGAGAAAGACCTTCGGGCTGGCGTCCGCGACGCGGAGGTCGAACGCATGCGCATCCAGGGCCGTTCCCAGGACGAGGGCTGGCTGGTGCGCAAGGATGGCACCCGCCTCTATTGCAGCGGTGTCACCACGGCACTCCACGGCGATGATTTCCAGGGCTACGCGAAAATCGCCCGTGATCTGACCGACGGCCATACCGCCGAAAGCGCGAAGCAACTGCAGCACTCGCTCGAACGCTCGGTGCGCGAACAGGTGGATACGGCCAACCGGACCAAGGACGAATTCCTGGCGGTCCTGTCGCACGAGTTGAAAAATCCGTTGAACCTGATTCACGTCAAGGCGGAGATGCTGTCGCGTGCGCCCGACGCCCGTCACCTCGCCGTCGTCCAGGAAGCCTCGGACGCCATTCGGCGCTCCGTGGCGGCGCAAGCGAAGATCATCGACGATTTGCTGGATCTCTCTCGCGTACGCACCGGCAAGCTCACGCTCGACGAGGCCCCGGTCGACCTCACCCACGTCATCGACGCCGCGGTCGATGCGCTGGAGGAGGATGCCGCCGCCGCCGGCCTCACGCTGGTGGCGTCCGGCACCCGGGGGCAGGCGGTCGTGCTGGCCGACAGCATCCGGATCGAGCAGATCGTCTGGAATCTGCTGAGCAACGCGCTGAAGTTCACCCCGGCGGGCGGCCACGTCGAGATCGCGCTGACGACGGACGGGGACGATTTTCTCCTCAGTGTCCGCGACAATGGTCAGGGCATCGATCCCGCCTTCCTGCCGCACATTTTCAATATGTTCAGCCAGGCAGAAAGTGCGTTCAACCGGGCGCGCGACGGGCTCGGCATCGGCCTTGCACTGGTGCAGCAACTGACGCAGATGCAGGGGGGCCGGGTCAGCGCGGCATCCGAGGGAATCGGGCGCGGCGCCTGCTTTCGCGTATGGCTGCCCCGTTGCCCGACAGGGGCGCACATCGCGCCGGCACTGCCGCCGGTGGACGCCGCCGTGCTGCGCGGCAAGCGGATCCTGCTGGTCGACGACACGCTCGAAACCCTGGAAGCATTCCGTGCCCTCCTCGAAATGGAAGGGGCGCAGGTACGAATGGAATGCAATGGCCCGGACGCGCTGCGCGCCGTCGCCGAGGAACATTTCGATCTCGTGCTGTCGGACATCGGCATGCCCGGAATGGACGGCTACGAACTCATCCGGGCGCTGCGCAGCAGACCCGACACCGCCGCGATCCCCGCGGTGGCGATGACCGGTTTCGGACGTTCGCAGGACGTCGATCGGGCACTGAGCGCCGGTTTCAACCTGCACCTGGGCAAACCGGTGTCGTTCGATGCCCTGCTGGGCGCGATCTACGGCGCGCTCGCCCTGGCGCGATGA
- a CDS encoding methyl-accepting chemotaxis protein, producing the protein MNSNKTVLTLQARIALTMSFLAALMVVIGALGLFSTLRAIESNRDTYENKLTAATNLGNAEIYLARTRLVLDRVALHPEDAHVGEQIDRATGFFKTSDDWWQKFVSQSHEPGEAALIDAASERRRAMFSGVSRFIDAIKSGDKATADKITMTELSALYNAMSKSNEDIKVALFANAKHHFDASESQFHGMTALSIAMILIGIGAAAFSWFSLRRAIMQPLRAALSHFDAIAQGDLSRRVEIRSADEMGELLEGLSRMQISLSNTVRAVRGSSESISTATREIASGTMDLAARTEEQAASLEETAASMSQLTATVQHNADSARTGSEVAEEASRVAHKGNDVVARVVGTMGGIDANSRKIGDITGIIEGIAFQTNILALNAAVEAARAGEQGRGFAVVASEVRNLAQRSSAAAREIKDLIAVSNRTVTEGTELVADAGQTMQEVLASIRQVTVIMAELSSAANEQRNGIEQVDSAVTQMDSITQQNAALVEQATAAAQSLDEQSRVLRDSVVVFQLA; encoded by the coding sequence TTGAATTCGAACAAGACCGTTTTGACCCTGCAGGCGCGCATCGCGCTGACAATGTCCTTTCTCGCGGCATTGATGGTGGTCATCGGCGCCCTGGGCCTTTTCAGCACGCTGCGCGCGATCGAGTCGAATCGCGATACCTACGAAAACAAACTCACTGCTGCGACCAATCTGGGCAATGCCGAGATCTATCTCGCGCGTACACGCCTGGTGCTGGACCGCGTGGCGCTGCATCCCGAGGACGCGCATGTCGGCGAGCAGATCGACCGCGCCACGGGATTCTTCAAGACTTCCGACGACTGGTGGCAGAAGTTCGTCTCCCAGTCGCATGAGCCGGGCGAGGCGGCACTGATCGACGCGGCCAGCGAACGCCGTCGCGCGATGTTCTCCGGCGTGTCCCGTTTCATCGACGCGATCAAGTCCGGCGACAAGGCGACCGCGGACAAGATCACGATGACGGAACTCAGCGCGCTCTACAACGCCATGAGCAAGAGCAACGAAGACATCAAGGTCGCGCTGTTCGCCAACGCCAAACATCACTTCGACGCCAGCGAATCGCAGTTCCACGGCATGACTGCGCTGTCGATCGCGATGATTCTGATCGGCATCGGCGCCGCGGCGTTCAGCTGGTTTTCGTTGCGTCGCGCCATCATGCAGCCGTTGCGTGCGGCCCTGTCGCACTTCGATGCCATTGCACAGGGCGACCTCAGCCGCCGTGTCGAAATTCGTTCGGCGGACGAGATGGGCGAGTTGCTGGAAGGTTTGTCGCGCATGCAGATCAGCCTGTCGAACACCGTGCGAGCGGTGCGCGGCAGCAGTGAATCGATCTCGACGGCAACCCGCGAGATCGCCTCGGGAACGATGGATCTGGCCGCACGTACCGAAGAGCAGGCGGCGTCGCTCGAGGAAACCGCGGCGAGCATGAGTCAGTTGACGGCCACGGTCCAGCATAATGCCGACAGCGCCCGCACGGGCAGCGAAGTCGCGGAAGAAGCGTCGCGCGTCGCGCACAAGGGCAACGATGTGGTGGCGCGGGTGGTCGGAACGATGGGCGGCATCGACGCGAATTCCCGCAAGATCGGCGACATCACCGGCATCATCGAAGGCATCGCGTTCCAGACGAACATCCTGGCGCTGAACGCCGCGGTGGAAGCGGCGCGGGCCGGCGAGCAGGGGCGGGGTTTCGCGGTGGTGGCGTCGGAAGTCCGCAACCTGGCACAACGCTCGTCTGCGGCCGCCAGGGAGATCAAGGACCTGATCGCCGTATCGAACCGCACCGTGACGGAGGGCACCGAGCTCGTGGCCGACGCGGGACAGACGATGCAGGAAGTGCTCGCGTCGATCCGTCAGGTGACCGTCATCATGGCCGAGTTGTCCTCCGCGGCGAACGAGCAGCGCAACGGTATCGAGCAGGTGGACAGCGCGGTCACGCAGATGGATTCGATCACGCAGCAGAATGCGGCATTGGTCGAGCAGGCCACGGCGGCCGCGCAGTCGCTCGACGAACAGTCGCGCGTGCTGCGGGATTCGGTCGTGGTTTTCCAACTGGCCTGA
- a CDS encoding cytochrome c, with protein MKKTLSILGVVVVVAAAAAIATVVPAPKVAVAAALQQRQGDAEHGAYLARVGDCIACHTAKGGTPFAGGLAFPTPMGKIYSSNITPDHAQGIGDYSLDDFALAMRHGVGRKHGRLYPAMPYTAYAKLSDEDLQDLYAYFMTKVPASGKADHASSIPWPLSMRWPLAFWDKAFLDEHRFQPTAGKDAEWNRGAYLVQGLAHCSTCHTPRGYALQEVDVSGTTDRFLSGSELDSSSPINLRGNDDTGLGRWSADDIVALLQSGRGPHSAVSGPMVEVVANSTQFMHPDDLKAIAVYLKSLSPAPQNGGSRYSPSDEKASDSTLQMFMAGKANDVGSRMYMDSCAACHRLNGQGQTRVFPALAGNPMVLHGNPDSLIAVILAGSRLPSTAAAPSDLAMPPFKWRYNDEEIAALATFVRGAWGNHAPAVSADQVARIRKHQEN; from the coding sequence ATGAAAAAAACCTTATCGATTCTCGGCGTGGTGGTGGTGGTCGCGGCGGCCGCGGCCATCGCCACCGTCGTGCCCGCACCCAAGGTGGCCGTCGCGGCCGCGCTCCAGCAGCGCCAGGGCGATGCCGAGCACGGCGCGTATCTGGCGCGCGTGGGCGACTGCATCGCCTGTCACACGGCGAAGGGCGGCACGCCATTCGCCGGTGGTCTGGCGTTCCCCACCCCCATGGGCAAGATCTATTCGAGCAACATCACGCCGGACCATGCGCAGGGAATCGGCGATTATTCGCTCGACGACTTCGCGCTGGCGATGCGCCATGGCGTGGGCAGGAAGCACGGCCGTCTGTATCCGGCGATGCCGTACACCGCCTATGCGAAGCTCAGCGACGAGGACCTGCAGGACCTGTACGCCTATTTCATGACCAAGGTGCCGGCCTCCGGCAAGGCCGATCACGCCAGCAGCATTCCCTGGCCCCTGAGCATGCGCTGGCCGCTGGCATTCTGGGACAAGGCCTTCCTCGACGAGCATCGTTTCCAGCCCACGGCCGGCAAGGATGCCGAGTGGAACCGGGGCGCCTACCTGGTACAGGGCCTGGCGCACTGCAGCACGTGTCACACCCCGCGGGGCTATGCGTTGCAGGAAGTCGACGTAAGCGGCACCACGGACCGCTTCCTGTCGGGGTCCGAACTGGATTCGTCGTCGCCGATCAATCTGCGCGGCAACGACGACACCGGCTTGGGACGCTGGTCGGCCGACGACATCGTCGCGTTGCTGCAAAGCGGCCGAGGGCCGCATTCGGCGGTGTCGGGGCCGATGGTGGAAGTGGTCGCGAACAGTACGCAGTTCATGCATCCCGACGACCTGAAAGCGATCGCCGTCTACCTGAAGAGTCTGTCGCCGGCGCCGCAGAACGGCGGCAGCCGCTATTCGCCGAGTGACGAAAAAGCGAGCGATTCGACCCTGCAGATGTTCATGGCCGGCAAGGCGAACGATGTGGGTTCGCGCATGTATATGGACAGTTGCGCGGCCTGCCACCGCTTGAACGGGCAGGGGCAGACACGGGTGTTCCCGGCGCTCGCCGGCAACCCGATGGTGCTGCACGGCAATCCCGACTCGCTGATCGCGGTGATCCTGGCAGGCTCGCGCCTGCCCAGCACGGCGGCCGCACCGTCGGATCTGGCGATGCCGCCGTTCAAATGGCGCTACAACGACGAGGAAATCGCCGCGTTGGCGACCTTCGTGCGCGGCGCCTGGGGCAACCATGCACCCGCCGTATCGGCAGACCAGGTGGCACGCATCCGCAAGCATCAGGAAAACTGA